CTAGCCAATTAGAAGACTGAGACCATTGTGGTCTCTTCAGACTGAAACTCGAGAGATGATTTAAAACGAAGCCTGAATATTAACCTGAGTATGGAATATGCAACACAACCTAAATGCCCCATTCTGGCATTAGTCCTCCTGACAAACAACATGGGACCCTTTACAATAAAAGCTACCAAGTCATATTCAGAAAAAGTGCAGGACAAGGTAGAACATGCAGAACGACTTACAATTCTGCCTGGAGAGGCATTGTCAATGATGGGAAATGTACTACAGCCACCTCACATCATATTGTAACATTGCTACTAAAGTTTTACAGCTTGATTTAATGACAAATCAGTCCCATCAAGGATTCCAGTAATGCTTCTAGAGATTTTGTATCCATTACCAGTTTTGTCAGTATCGACAAGAAGCTGAACACACTGTGATGAACAAAAATGCATAGGTTACTCCATTGGATAAAGCTAACACTTTAGTCAATTTGCATAATATACTTGATTCAAATGTAACTTAATAGGAAAATACTCTTCAGTAACAGACTTTCTATTCTCCTTCCTGTGGTGGATGTTATGTTTGGTAAGGACTTTTTGATCAATAGAGCTGCAACTCCTTGAGTGAAGTGATCTGCCACATTTGTGGTCACGTGGGCCTGAAATGAGGCAGTAAAAACCACAACAAAACTCTCTAccaaaacagcataacaggagGCTAGGAAGGCCAGTTTGCTATCTCCGTATCACAAGAAAACAAGTTCAGCAAAACAAGGGAATGTGTCAGAGACACAATTAGGGCTTGAGAGCTTCTGCAGCTTGGGTTGTTACATTTCTGGGTCATGAGATCATTACGGTATAGAGGCCCTAGTGACGGTCTATAATGCTAATCCAAATGAGTGGTGCCACCTCTGCACCTTACCCCCCctgccttccacacacacacacacacacatctcttcaAAACAACACCCTCACCACAAATGCAGAAAGCCTCTACAGCGGATCCTGTTCTGGGTTATTATATGAGGTGCACTGGCTGGTGCGACTACTGTCGACTCCATCACAAGGACGATGAGACCCTGAGAGATGTCACAGAACTGACTGCATTCCATCAGGCCGGCGCGAAGACAGTCTGGACATCGCAGAGATGACCTGAGCCACCAGAGGACATTTAACCTAGTGGTCCCCATGCAAGCACATGCAAGCACATCTACCTCATGATAACAAACACTAATCACACTTTTGGTTTTAAAAAGGCAAAGGGCACGCATAAGATACAAAGGGTTGGTCATTTCAAGATGCTGAGAGGTTAAGAATAAAATACTTTCTAGACAAAGCCTGACAAGGTGTTAGAGAGtttaaaatataggcctaaataGGGATTGATCACACAGGgaggtaggcctacaacactTCAAACGCAGTGTGTGCAGAATACTTGCACAACCTGCAGTAACTGAGAGTGCATAACAAATATGACAATAGCAATCATACAGATGGCTTGATCCAGTCCTTCACAGGCAACAAGATTTATGGAATGATAATTTTATACAGATCTGAATATAACCTACAATAtcttgatgtttgtttgtttcagtaGTAGGAAATAAAACTAGTGCATCTAATTAGGCGAGATTGCTTGATcggctttaaaaacaaacacaaactgcaGGTTTCCACTGCCTAGCATAGCACACAGCATCATCTGGAGCCTTATTAATTGGTCTTAGCATATAGATAGATAACAAGCATATCAACAGTAGTTTCACCACATCGACAGAACTGTAGTCGGATGTTTACAATATGAACGACAAATTTAATCTTAGGTAGCCAAGTTAACAAACACTTGGACGACAGGCCCTCTTCCTTCTGTGAATGACAAACGTCTCAGTGGTATAACGTTAAAATGTTCAGCCGCAGCCAAATTGGAGTGAATTGATATTGCCACCTTACACCACTCCATTATTTCTACCAATCTAGAGAGCTGTGTTTCTCAGTGTATGATCTTGAAATTGACGTTTAATGGTAATGTTGTAATGCTGTAATACTTGCTGTTGTAATGCCAATGATCAACATAGCTAGCTAGCAGTTTTAACTTGCTgccaaaaaaaacataatcCAGGATTTATTGCCACGTAAACAGAGAGGAGATAAGATACTGTGCCACTACAAATTGTTATAATAACCCTTAACACCAATTGTGGAATAACAAAATACACCATGAAAAAATATCAAAGAAGTTTATACgatggctaacgttagctaacgttacGTGCCATCCGTTTTGAAACTGCCCCAGCTACcgttagcaagctagcaagGCAGCTAATAAGTGTCAACAGGGGCCTTTGCTAactagttagctagctaacaAAGGTACGAGCGAACTgtttagctaactagctagctaacgttagctaaatAACGAGTTGCTTGGTGCGGTTTGTTCAAGCTACTTCAGTAAACTAGTAGTAAACTAAATGACAAATCTGACAATGTAATCATGTGTCGTGATACatcatgtatatatatatatcgtgATTGATAACTGTAAAAGTATCTAGCTACAAATTCATTATTATACGTTAGGCCTACAGATCTGCGCATACATCCTCACTGCTTGAGTAAAGGGCTAGCCGAGAAAGTTGTCCTGTCTACGGCCAGTACTTACAGGAAAAGCTCGTATTCTCATCTTGGTGTCCTTCTTGGGGCCGCCTTTGCTAAGGTTGGACATACTTGGGTTTCTTTCTTTAACTGTAACTATTTACATGAAAATCTTCTCTGGGAAGGGACAAAGGAGTAAGTTGGTGGAGCCGACTGTCAGCTTCCACTTGACCTTCCCCGTAAGTGAGTGTCCCCTCTCCTCGATTAGTTGTTGACAATCCGCCGCCGTTTTCACTCAACTCTGCCTCCACATTCAATGATGGCGGACCACCAGCTCTCGCTGAATGAGGCTTATGAAGTGCAATTCACGCGAGAATGAAAATTCTCTGTTGTGAAAATATAGCCATACATTTTTAAATAGGCCTTTACTTTAGGCTACAGAAGATTATTGTTAAACTTATATAGTTATAAAAGACACGAAACTTTAATGCATATTAAGCGTTTATTGTGTTGTAGCTTAATGTTCTACTAACATCCAGAGTTTAATTTGTATGTAACGATTTTGCGGTTtttgagagataaaaaaaataatcaaggTGGTGCCAACCATAGACATATGGTGCCAACATCGTTTGGAAATCTAAATGAAATAAGATGATGATGACTGTTTAGCCTACATTGGAATGCTTACCATCCTGTCTAGTAGACTTGTTTTTATTAACCTGCAcactaatgaaaaaaaaaaaaaaaaaggtaagtCATGCCATAGGCAGAGGtagggtaggctattttattttattttgtaaatcACTGAAGCGCAGCCATTAATATTTAGCATACAGCCTGAACATTTCTTTAAAATCTATTATTTCAACTGCacaaaaaaagtagcctacaaatatGCTAATGTAACCActgtaacagaaaaaaaataaaataaataagaatagGATAATAGGCTACTACAAACAACTGAAATGATATCCCAAAGCCTTAGGCCTACTTTATTCATTcaagataaaagagagagatgttggaTGAGCTGTCAATTATTCCATACTTAGAGATGTAAATCAAGTAGGGTGCTGATTTTATAGGCTAATGGAATTGCAGGCAGCACAAAATGCGGCGACTCAAGCCTCGACAAATAGCCTAAGACAAAGCCCATATGCTACATTGGATGTATTGGGGCACTTATCGAGTGTATCTGGGAGATAACAGAGCTCTGTATATAAACTTCGACATTCGCACGAGGCAGTTCGACAACCTGAGATTTCAGCAAGGAATGGTCAATTTCATCTCATTGACAACTGGACCTGCATTCAAAGACgtcatgttatttttttttctcaacaaTTAACGACAACATACCGCAGATCTTTCAGGATATAGGCATATTTTTTGTGGAAAGGTAACCATTGACGAAGCTTCAAGaaaataaaattgaaaataTGTCAAGTTTATGAAGAAGGCTTTATAAGGTAAAGGAAAAACAATGGTGAGTAGATCAGCTTACACTTTTTATATTAGCTgtcaaataatttaaaatagcctatggCGTCTGTGAATTCATGAACAATTTAGCAACACCTGATATATGAATAATTGGCTATTGCCTACACCTCGCGTTTGCAAGTCCATGGCAGTCATTTAATGGCTTCAccattattttcttattttgtcAGTATGGATTTATCAACACGTGTCTGAAGTCCCTTGTGATAGAAAAGTTTGGAGAGGACACTTGGGACAAACTCAGGTAGGCTATATGCTATAGAATGTCATATTAATCATGAACGCAGCGTCTCACGTGTAGCCTAAAGAGTATTTCCAATTAGGTCCAAGAGGCGGCAGTACAGCTCACATTATAGGCTTACTAGTAACTTACtgttcaaaagacatgaaacaaTTATAAAAAATATCTTGTTGATTTTCATTTATGTTTTTCTTTAATTCATTAATATTTTGCAGGAATGAGGCTGGTGTTCAGGACACCTTCATGACGTATGAGGTGTACAAGGATGACATAACGATGAAATTAGTCTCTGAGGCCTGCAAACTACTTGGTAACACATCTGCTGCATTGGTGTTTTAGGTTCTTTTTAGTCATGCCATGATGTACCAAATAACTCATTATGTATGTATTGACATCAAATAGGCCTTTGTCACTCCTtattttctccttcttcttcttcttcttcttcttcttctttactGAAGAACTCgtactgtgttgtgttcaaTTGCTTATTCCTGTTAAGCATTTTACCAAACAActgatcacatactgtatgtatttgaaGATGTGAAAGCAGACATTGTGCTGAGACAATTTGGCGAGTACTTCTTTGAGTTCTGTAAGAGGTCTGGATATGACCATATGTTGCGGACCCTGGGAGGGAACCTTTTTGACTTCATTGAGAATTTGGATGCTCTCCACGGCTACCTGTCCCTCTCCTACAAGGTAGGCCTACCTTCAACGCTTGCAACTGATGTACTGGACAGGAGGACATTGGTTTGTCATGAATGTACAATTttactgaaataaatcacaggaaCAATATGACCTGACATAATACTCTTTGTTTTTAGGAGATGAATGCACCATCATTTCGAGTGGAAAAGAACAAAGATGGCTCTATGCTTCTGCATTACTACTCTGACCGTAGGGGCCTTTGCCACATTGTCCCTGGTAACTGCGGTAACATAAACATTTGCACCAAATTTGTATCACATTTGTGtagcttttatccaaagagactcacaaaaagctttgtgttacattatttattaatttggcaGGCACATTTAGCCAAAGCAATTTTCATCAATGGAATAACATTTAGCTATTAAAGTTTAAGCTATAACTACAGCAATCGAATAACATTTAAGCTATTAATATGCAAGCATTCTAACATGTAGCTTTTAAAATACAGAGTTATAATAACTATATATTAtatgtaaatgtacagtatatgaaaatgtGACAGTATATCACAAGAATCATATTGTAGCGGGAAGTGCTCACTTTACTTGATGTTGCTGTTACCCTCTACAGTTTTATCTGACTACACGTCAGGAAGGTATATTCACAGCGTTTCTGAGTCTATCGTAAATATTTGATGCTTTATTCACTCACGTTACAGGTATAATTGGGGCAGTGGCGAGAGATTTTTTCAACAGCACAATAACAATGGAGATAGTGGACCAGACGGAGGAGGCGGACAGGACAGCTAAAAAGGAGCATGTAGTCTTCCTCGTCACGCAGAGAGTGGCAGTGCCCGAGAGACGTGGCGTAGATGATGCCCCCTTGCCCACTACCCAACACCTAGCCGAAACCCTCACACGCGAAGCCACATACTTGGGGAAAGAGGTAAATTGTGTGTAAAGAGTTCCTGAATAACCGTGAGGTGTGTTGTAATCGCTAATGCAGATCCCTGTGATTTCCATTTGTAAAGAATGACATTTTTGCAGAAGAAGCATCAGACTCTTTGCCCCTTCAGGAGGAACCACTGGGAGATGGTCAGAGGTTTAGTGCGTCTTGGAAAAGGTACGCGAGAATCAACACTACAGTCACGGACAGTCATGTGATGGTGAAGTGAACAGGTTATAAGGAGATACTGAACTCCTTTTCCATGTGATTCAACCTTGATCAGTTTGCAATCAGTTTCAGGTATCCTCTTAGTCAAAGTCAATTTTATTTGCATAGCTCAGTATCATACACAATGGTCATTCAAGTGctttaaaatgaattaaaataatacatataaaaaagctaaaagaaataaattgtaaaaacttgtaaataaaaacaaagaaaataaaaacagaaataaaacaagaataaaacaAGATTCATTAAAAGCAATAAGGTAGTGTAGTAAAGTAAGGATTTCCCTCTACTGGTTGTTTAAGGTGACTTTGATCTGATGTTAGCAGCACTAAGTGCTTTTTGTCTGCAGGGAAACTCCTGAGAGGTTTTGAGCCAGTGTATCCTGACCAGCTCTGCATTGACCTGAAGGCGTTCTGCAGTGCCTTCCCTTTCCACATAGTGTTTGATGAGgaggtactgtacacacactctctcacacacacacacacacacacacacacacaaagcctagGCCAGATGTAATagaaaggaatgtgtgtgtgtgcagctggaggTGAGGCAGGCTGGCGTGACCATCCAGAGGATCGTCCCGGGCCTGCAGACCATGGGCATCCGACTGGACCTCTACTTCCGCATCGTCCACCCAGGGGTTCCCTTCACCATCCCCAGCATCCGCACGTTCATCAACAGCCACTTTGTACTGCAGACGCGCAGGGACATGATGCCAGAGTGCTGGACGAACAGACCAATGCTGGAGCTTAGAGGTgtgtggacatacacacacacacacacacacacacacacacacacgcacacacacacacacacacacacacacacacacgcacacatagacacacacacacaacacacacacacagacacccacgtACAACAGCCACTTTGTGCTGCAGACACGCAGAGACATGATGCAAGAGTGCTGgagggaaagacacacacacacacacaagcacacatacgacgcgcacacacacacacacaaacacacacacgacacgacacAATCTAGAGCATAGCTCACATATAACTGCTGTACGTTGTGGACATGTAGAGACATGATATGAGATTGTTGGGGGGAAGATCCATGTCATagatatgtatacacacacaatcattcagttaatcacaaacacacacacacacacacacacacacacacacacagtcacatgcacacaaagagaATTATCCATACCAGTCTGGTGAACTAATATTTATGGGTTTCCTTCCCTTCTCTACATAATACTGTTGCATAatacccacaacacacacacaacactctcacacacacacacacacacacacacacacacacacacaaaacaccaacacacacacacgcacacacacacacacacacacacacacgcccacgcaGGCCAGATGCTGTGGATGCCGTCACTGCAGTGCATGCTGTACCTGGCCTCGCCGCTGCTGCGTAgcctgcaggagctggaggagcgcAGCATGCACCTGTCGGACATCGCGCCGCACGACGCCACGCGCGACCTCATCCTGCTCAACCAGCAGCGCCTGGCCGAGATGGAGCTGTCCAGCCAGCTGGAGCGCAAGAAGGAGCAGCTGCGCCTCCTCTCGCAGCACCTGGAGGAGGAGCGCCGCAAGACAGAGGCGCTGCTCTACGCCATGCTGCCCAAACACGTGGCCAACCAGCTCAAGGAGGGCAACAGAGTGGAGGCAGGTGAATGACCAGGAGGGCAAGGGAGTGGAGGCAGGTGAATGACCAGGAGGGCAAGAGAGTGGAGGCAGGTGAATGACCAGGTCTAGAGAGTGGAGGCAGGTGAATGACCAGGGGCAAGAGGGCAAGAGAGTGGAGGCAGGTGAATGACCAGGGGCAAGAGGGCAAGAGAGTGGAGGCAGGTGAATGACCAGGGGCAAGAGGGCAAGAGAGTGGAGGCAGGTGAATGACCAGGGGCAAGAGGGCAAGAGAGTGGAGGCAGGTGAATGACCAGGGGCAAGAGGGCAAGAGAGTGGAGGCAAGTGGATGACCAGGACTATAGAATGGAGGCAGGTGAATGACCAGGAGACAAGAGAGTGGAGGCAGGTGAATGACCAGGTCTAGAGAATGGAGGCAGGTGAATGACCAGGTCTAGGAGgggatgggtggaggagagaaggagagagggagggagggagagataagtaggatgagagagggtgaaagggtgagagaaggggggagagagagagtgacagggaggaagagagcgagtACCGTATTATGAACACAAACAAGTGATAGGAGTTTGAGCATTTGGACATTTATTGTAATGCTTTTCAGCATCAGTACTCCTCCAGTACACCGTGTGATTGTCTCATGAGTGTTTTTCTTACATGATGCTGGACATCACattcatacagacagacattcccACATCAAAGCCTGAgttttcttctcctccaggtGAATTTAAAGAGTGCACCATCCTCTTCAGCGACGTGGTCACCTTCACCAACATCTGCTCCGAGTGTGAGCCCATTCAGATCGTCCACATGCTCAACTCCATGTACCTCAAGTTCGACCGGCTCACCACAGTACACAACGTTTACAAGGTGACACCATGGCAACGATGCACAAATAGCAACATTAAACATTCTAGACTTATACACCATTACGAAGTAATTGTACATTATTGGCTCAGTTTAATAAGAAATCAGCATCAGTACTCCTCCTGTATTTGTTTTTGAAACTGTGTTACAAATAAATGTCTCatgctgtctgtatgtgtttttttaccTGATGCTGGACATCTTATTTGGACATTCCCACATAAAATCCTGTGAGCCATGGTGGCATGCTGTCTCAAGTACAAAGTGCTTTGTAATGGCACATTGTTGGCTCAGTTTAAGTAACACAGTTTTGTACTAGGGTGTCTTTCTACTTTGTCTCAGTTCAGGGGTCCTTGGCCTGGAAAACATTGACGACTATTTTCATCTACACCCCTGTCATAAACAAGAGTACAGAGGGCAGGGGTCACGGAAAAAATACTATTCACACATATTGATTACTGATATGTCCGTTATGCTTTTCTCCCCGCAGGTGGAGACGATTGGAGATGCTTACATGGTGGTTGGCGGCGTCCCCATCCCTGCCTCCACCCATGCAGAGCAGGTGGCCAACTTCGCCCTGGGCATGGTCATAGCAGCTAAGTGTGTCACCAACCCCATCACCGGACAGCCCATCCAGGTAACTGCGGAGATGCATACACCAGAGATGGGAAACCCAGCTTCATA
The Sardina pilchardus chromosome 13, fSarPil1.1, whole genome shotgun sequence genome window above contains:
- the LOC134099730 gene encoding guanylate cyclase soluble subunit beta-2-like, translating into MYGFINTCLKSLVIEKFGEDTWDKLRNEAGVQDTFMTYEVYKDDITMKLVSEACKLLDVKADIVLRQFGEYFFEFCKRSGYDHMLRTLGGNLFDFIENLDALHGYLSLSYKEMNAPSFRVEKNKDGSMLLHYYSDRRGLCHIVPGIIGAVARDFFNSTITMEIVDQTEEADRTAKKEHVVFLVTQRVAVPERRGVDDAPLPTTQHLAETLTREATYLGKEKKHQTLCPFRRNHWEMVRGLVRLGKGKLLRGFEPVYPDQLCIDLKAFCSAFPFHIVFDEELEVRQAGVTIQRIVPGLQTMGIRLDLYFRIVHPGVPFTIPSIRTFINSHFVLQTRRDMMPECWTNRPMLELRGQMLWMPSLQCMLYLASPLLRSLQELEERSMHLSDIAPHDATRDLILLNQQRLAEMELSSQLERKKEQLRLLSQHLEEERRKTEALLYAMLPKHVANQLKEGNRVEAGEFKECTILFSDVVTFTNICSECEPIQIVHMLNSMYLKFDRLTTVHNVYKVETIGDAYMVVGGVPIPASTHAEQVANFALGMVIAAKCVTNPITGQPIQIRVGLHSGPVLAGVVGEKMPRYCLFGDTVNTASRMESHGLPDKIHLSPTVYQALRHKGFETQERGEIEVKGKGRMRTYFLERNLTATEGQIMGRRRTTTETNTVPQRQWIDDCQTAVPMQYGESPAETQTPQDKEAAPREKSLSGKTRDSESYGSLHSEGLSEDQSPAQAAEDKMSRSPSARVEPTQPTRSATHRNRRGPRTAFCTLL